The sequence GAACAACAGGCCGATCTGCGCGCCCGTCCGTATGACGCGGTCGTCGCTGGCCATGCGGCGCAGGAACACCCAGGCCGGCGCGAGATACAGCAACAGGATGCTCAGCAGGCCGAGCAGGCCGTAGCCGGCCATGGCCGCCATGAAATCATTGTGGGGTTCGCCGTACCCGCTGGCGACCTCCGGCGTGACCACGCCCTGGTCGCGCAGCTTGGCCAGCTCGGCACGGAAATTGCGCGGCCCCACCCCCAGCACCGGCGCCTCCTGGAAGATCATCCACGAGGCATGCCACAGCTGCAGGCGTATGCCCACGGACGTATTGCGATCGTTCTGCACGGTATAGCGCTGTAGATCCGTCAGGATCTTGTGCATCCGGTTTCCCTGCGAGGACAGCATCACCCCCGCCAGCACCGCCAGCGCCGCGACCAGCACCAGGCCCACGGCCAGTTTCCTGCGCAGGCTCCAGACACGGCGGGACATGAGGAACACCAGCCCGAAAACCGGCAGCAGCATCCAGCTGCTGCGCGTCTCCGATACATGGGCCGCATACACCGCGGCGCATGCCGCCCCCACCTTCAACAGCGCTTCCAGGCCGGGCCAGGGCGTCAGCCGCCAGCCCAGCGTCAACAGCGAGGCGAAACCGAAGAACAGCGTCAGATTGGCGAAGGCCACGGCGTTGTACTCGGCGCCGTAGAAGCTGACCTGCATGCGCCCGCCGTACCAGCCGACGATGACATAAAGCATGATCGCGCCGGCATAGGCGCTGAACAGCAGGCTCCACTGGATCTGTTGCAGCCATGGGCGCGGCACGCACAGCAGTACCCAGAACAGGGGAAGCGCCAGCGCGAACCGCAGCAGTTTCTCGAACTCGGAACCGCTCCAGATACCGAGGTAGGCGTTGGTGACCAGCATCGACAGCAAGGGCACCGCCAGCACCGCGCCGGGCCAGGCCAGGTCGCGCCAGGACGGCTGTGCGCGACCACGGCCGGCGTAGACCATGATTGCGAGCGACGTCAGTACGGCTAGCGTGTAGAACACGGCGACGCCCCCGCCTTTGCTGACCAGCGCCAGCGCAGGTATCAACAGGGCAAGAACGGCGAAGATTTTCAATTGGACAACAGGCATGGCATCAAGAGCAGAAAAACAGGGGACGCTTTCATATCGGGCACTGAGCGCCGCAGCAGTGTAGAAGCAAATACCGGACCGGCCTCAACCCGAAACGGAATCCCACATCCACCTAGGACCGTTGAGCGCGGCGCCAGTGCACCATCGCCTCAGATTTTTCCCCAAGGCACCCCCACGGGCTGCCGCCGGTCGTCCGCCTGCAGCTTGTGGAATGCCGACATGACGCGGCGCGGCGAGAGCCACTCGCGCCACAGGCGATCGCGCCAGCGGCCTCCGGGAATCAGAGCCGGGTAGACGATGCGCGAGGTCGACCAGGCCGGCCGCCAGGCGCGCGTGCGGGTGGGCCTGCCGGTCAGCGACAGGGTGGGCACGCCCACGTTGGAAGCCAGGTGGCCGATGCCGGACTCGTTGCCGATGAACCAGCCCGAGGCATGGATGAAGCCCGCCACCTCGGACAGAGAGGGAAACTGGGGCAGATGCAGGCCATGGTCCAGCACCCAGCTCCACTCGGCCCGCTCGTGCGGCGCGACGATGTAGTTCGGCTCGTAGCCCTCGTGCAGCAGGCGCAGCCCCAGCTCCTTGAAATGGCGCGGCGCCCAGCACCGCTGGGCCCCGTCGACGTGGGATGCAGCGCCACCCGGCGCGGATGGCTGCGGTGCGGCTGCACCTGCGGCGGCGGCCGCAAGCCGTTATCGGCGCCGGCCTGCGCCAGCCCCAGTTGCTCGCGACAGAAATCGCGGATCTGGAACAGCTTCACGAAGCCGCGCCCGGTAATCGCCACATGCGCGTCGTAATAGAAATAGTTCGGCTGGTGCGCATGCAGCGCGTAGGGCCAGCCCACATGCATCTGGGCCGCGCAATCGTAGCCGGGCAGCACCTGGCCGGCCTGCTCCTCGGACAGCGATGGGCGGATATCCAGGCCCGGGAACCAGTCGCGCAAGCCGTGGATATAGTCGCCGAAGATGCTGACTTCGCGGCCGTGCGCGGCCAGGTTGCGGGCCATGTTCATCATCAGCAGCGTGTCGCCCAGCCGTGGCGCCATCAGCAGCGCCACACGGCGTGCGCCGGCCAGGCCGCGCAGCGCGGCCGCCTTGTCGTAGGGGGGCATATCGGAAGCAGGTTTAGCCATGTTCTCTATCGTCCGAGCCAACGTCCCCCGGATAAAATTTGAAACGCAAAACTGGAAATTTCACAACGAAAAGTTACATACCTATGGGCCTGGCAGGGTCATGCCGGCCCCGGATGGCCGTTGCCCATTCGGCAAAAAACCCGCTACCCCCATAGGGGCGCGGGTTTCTCGGCTGATGCGGTTGAAGCCTTACAGCAATTACATATTGTCGATCATGACCTGACCGAAGCCCGAGCACGACACCTGGGTGGCGCCTTCGAGCAGACGGGCGAAGTCATAGGTGACCTTCTTGGACAGGATGGATTTCTCCATGCTGGCGATGATCAGGTCGGCGGCCTCGGTCCAGCCCATGTGGCGCAGCATCATTTCGGCCGACAGGATTTCGGAACCGGGGTTCACGTAGTCCTTGCCCGCGTACTTCGGCGCGGTGCCGTGGGTGGCTTCGAACATGGCCACGGAATCCGACAGGTTGGCGCCCGGGGCAATGCCGATGCCGCCCACTTGCGCGGCCAGCGCGTCGGAGATGTAGTCGCCGTTCAGGTTCAGCGTGGCGATCACGTCGTATTCGGCCGGACGCAGCAGGATCTGCTGCAGGAAGGCGTCGGCGATCGAATCCTTGACGATGATCTCGCGACCCGTCTTGGGATTCTTGAACTTGCACCACGGGCCGCCGTCGATCGGCTGCGCGCCGAACTCGTTCTGGGCCAGGGCGTAGCCCCAGTCGCGGAAGCCCCCTTCCGTGAACTTCATGATGTTGCCCTTGTGGACCAGGGTCACCGAGGCGCGGTCATTGTCGATGGCGTACTGCAGCGCCTTGTGCACCAGGCGCTCGGTGCCTTCGCGCGAAACCGGCTTGATGCCGATCGACGAGGTGTTCGGGAAGCGGATCTTGGTCACGCCCAGCTTGGTCTGCAGGTACTGGATCAGGTCCTTGGCCTGCTCGGACTCGGCCATGTACTCGATGCCCGCGTAGATGTCTTCCGAGTTCTCGCGGAAGATGACCATGTCGGTCTTCTCGGGCTCGCGCACCGGCGAGGGCACGCCCTTGAAGTAGCGCACCGGGCGCAGGCAGACATACAGGTCCAGCTGCTGGCGCAGCGCCACGTTCAGCGAACGGATGCCGCCGCCGACCGGCGTGGTCAGCGGACCCTTGATCGACACCACGTAGTCCTTGACGGCGTCGAGGGTTTCCTCGGGCAGCCAGACGTCCGGGCCGTAGACCTTGGTGGCCTTCTCGCCGGCGTAGACTTCCATCCAGTGGATCTTGCGCTTGCCCGCATAGGCCTTCTGCACGGCCGCGTCGACGACCTTGATCATCACCGGCGTGATGTCGGCGCCCGTACCGTCCCCCTCGATGACCGGAATGATGACCTGATCGGGCACATTCAGCGAGTAATCGGCGTTGACCGTGATTTTTTGGCCCCCAGTGGGAACCTTGATATGTTGATAGGACATGAATGCTCCAGTTGCTCCGGGTGGTTTTTACCGCTCGCCTGACCGTGTTTCTGCCGGAGATGCACGTTTGTAACCACGCAAAGCAACCCGGGCCGGATGGCGGACAACCTTCAATTCTATATCGCATTGGCCCGGCGCGCCCGGCAGGGGGTCCGGCAGGCGGTAAAATGGCCTATCCTTCCCGCCTGTCTTTGAAGCGCCGATGTTCAATCCTTCCCGCGACCAGGTTCGCGAATTCTTTATCGAAACCTGGCGCAAGCACCGCGCCACCGAGGTCCTGACCCCGCTCGAATCCATGGCGCTGGACTGGATCCTCGAACATCCCGAGTACCACGGCGACCTCGAAAGCCCCGAGGCCATGACCGCCGAGTACCCGGTCGAGCACGGCCGCACCAACCCATTCCTGCACCTGTCCATGCACCTGGCGATCGCCGAGCAGTTGTCGATCGACCATCCGCGCGGCATCCGCGCGGCGTACCAGCGCCTGGTCGGCCGCGGCGACGCGCACCAGGCCGCCCATGAAATCATGGAATGCCTGGGCCAGGTGGTATGGGAGGCTCAACGCCTGGGTACGCCGCTCGACAGCGACGCCTACATCGAGCTGATCCGCCAGCGCGCCGAGCGCTAGAAAAGGAAAAGCCCCCGGATCGGGGGCTTGCCCGGCGCCGCCGGCGCCGCTTACTGGCGCACGCCCAGGTCGCTGGGCTGCGCCGCCAGCCAGGCCGCGACGTTGCGGATGTCCTGGTCCGACAGCTGCGCCGCGAACGCGCCCATGATCGGGTTCTTGCGCACGTTGGCCGTGGCCGCGCTGCCCGCGGCGCCACGCTTGTAGGCCTTGAGCGCATGCGCCAGGTAATCGGCATGCTGGCCGGCCAGCACCGGATACTCCGGCTGGACGCTGGTCTTGGCATCGGCGCCGTGGCAGGACGCGCAATTGAACTTGTCGAACACGGCCTTGCCGGCCACCACATCCTGGGCCTGCGCCGAGACGCCGGCGGTCGCCAGAACTATGCCCGCAAGGGCAAACGTAAAGCGTTTCATGGTCTGCCCCGATTACTTGAGAGATGAGTAGTAGGCCGCCAGGTCGGCGATGTCCTGGTCGGACAGGCTGCCGGCCACCGCGTCCATCGTCGGATGGCTGCGCGCGCCCTTCCTGTACTCATTGAGCGCCGCTTCGATGTACTTGGCATTCTGGCCAGCGATCATCGGAACGTGATAAAGCTCGGGGAACGAGGCCTTGTAGCCCGGGATGCCGTGGCAGCCAATGCACATCGACACCTTGTCACGGGCGTTCTGCGCGTTGCCGACCGGCGCCGCGTCGGCCGCGCGGCCGCCGGACCGGCGATCGCACAGGACGCCAATACTGCCAGCACGGAAACCGTGCGCGTCATCGAAATTCGCAACTTCATAATGGCTCTTGTATGGCTGAATACGAAAGGAGAACTTCTTCTTCAAGACACCGGGTAAAAATCCCTAGCCGGTCGCAAAACCCTGCGATTGTACGATAATTGCCGCAAGACCATTCCTTATCATGCCTCGGCGCTGTCGCGCCTCATTGACTGCCACTCCATGCCCACGTCCGCGTCCTCCTCTTCCGCCCCCGCCCAATCGGCCCGTTTCGAAGGTACCGACCGCTACGTCGCCACCGACGACCTGAAGCTGGCCGTCAACGCCGCGCTGACGCTGCAGCGCCCCCTCTTGATCAAGGGCGAGCCCGGCACGGGCAAGACGATGCTGGCCGAGGAAGTGGCGCGCGCGCTGGACCGCCCGCTGCTGCAATGGCACATCAAGTCCACCACCAAGGCGCACCAGGGCCTGTACGAATACGACGCGGTCTCGCGCCTGCGCGATTCGCAGCTGGGCGACGAGAAGGTCCGCGACATCCGCAACTACATCGTGCAGGGCACGCTGTGGCAGGCCTTCGAGGCACCCGAACCGGTCGTCCTGCTGATCGACGAGATCGACAAGGCCGACATCGAATTCCCCAATGACCTGCTGCGCGAACTCGACCGCATGGAATTCCATGTCTACGAGACGCGCCAGACCGTGCAAGCGCGGCACCGCCCGCTGGTCATCATCACCTCCAACAACGAGAAAGACCTGCCCGACGCCTTTCTGCGGCGCTGCTTTTTCCACTACATCCGCTTTCCGGACCGCGACACCATGCGCGATATCGTCGGCGTGCACTACCCCGACATCCGCCAGGACGTGCTGCGCGCCGCGCTCGATACCTTCTTCGCGCTGCGCGAAGCGCCGGGCCTGAAGAAAAAGCCGTCGACCTCCGAGCTGCTGGACTGGCTGCGCCTGCTGCTGGCCGAGGCGATCCCGGCCGCCGAGATCGACGCCCACGCGGCCACCGCCGTGCCGGTGCTGGCCGGGGCGCTGCTCAAGAACGAGCAGGACGTGCATCTGCTGGAGCGCCTGGGCGCCATGGCGCGCGGCGCCCAGCGCCGCTGACGCCACGCCAGGCCCTGCCCCATGCTAATCGATTTCTTCTATCATCTGCGCGCCCACAAGCTGCCGGTGTCGGTGCAGGAGTACCTGACCCTGCTCGAGGCGCTGCGCCAGCGCCTGATGGCGCCCACGCTCGACGATTTCTACTTCCTGGCGCGCACCGCGCTGGTCAAGGACGAAAGCCTCTACGACCGCTATGACGCCGCATTCGGCGCCTACTATCGCGGCATCGCCGCCGCCCTGCCCGCCGACCGCGACATCCCGCTGGACTGGCTGATCAAGGAATTCGAGAAAACCCTCACGCCCGAAGAAAAGGCCGCCATCGAAGCGCACGGCTGGGACAAGCTGATGGAACTGTTCAAGCAACGCCTCGAGGAACAGCAGGAAAGGCACGCGGGCGGCAGCAAGTGGATCGGCACCGGCGGCACCTCGCCGTTCGGCAACGGCGGCTATCACCCGGAAGGCATCCGCGTCGGCGGCGATTCGGCCGGCAACCGCACCGCGGTCAAGGTGTGGGACATGCGCCAGTTCCGCGACTACGACGACCAGCTCGAACTGGGCACGCGCAACTTCAAGGTCGCGCTGCGGCGCCTGCGCCGTTTCGCGCGCCAGGGCGCCGACCTGGAACTGGACCTGGACGACACCATCGCCAGCACGGCGCGCAACGCCGGCCACCTCGACCTGCGGCTGGTGCCCGAGCGCCGCAATACCGTCAAGGTGCTGATGCTGCTGAACGTGGGCGGCAGCATGGACGACCACATCGCGCGCGTGGAGGAACTGTTTTCGGCCGCACGCAGCGAGTTCCGCCACCTCGACGTCTATTACTTCCACAACTGCCCGTACGAAAACCTCTGGCAGAACAACCGCCGGCGCCAGAACGAGCGCTTCGAAACCTGGGACGTCCTGCGCAAGTACAACGCCGACTGGCGCCTGATCATCGTCGGCGACGCCACCATGAGCCCGTACAAAATCCTGCAGCCCGGGGCTCGGTCGAGCACTACAACAAGGAGGCCGGCGCGGTCTGGCTG comes from Bordetella holmesii ATCC 51541 and encodes:
- a CDS encoding O-Antigen ligase family protein; translation: MPVVQLKIFAVLALLIPALALVSKGGGVAVFYTLAVLTSLAIMVYAGRGRAQPSWRDLAWPGAVLAVPLLSMLVTNAYLGIWSGSEFEKLLRFALALPLFWVLLCVPRPWLQQIQWSLLFSAYAGAIMLYVIVGWYGGRMQVSFYGAEYNAVAFANLTLFFGFASLLTLGWRLTPWPGLEALLKVGAACAAVYAAHVSETRSSWMLLPVFGLVFLMSRRVWSLRRKLAVGLVLVAALAVLAGVMLSSQGNRMHKILTDLQRYTVQNDRNTSVGIRLQLWHASWMIFQEAPVLGVGPRNFRAELAKLRDQGVVTPEVASGYGEPHNDFMAAMAGYGLLGLLSILLLYLAPAWVFLRRMASDDRVIRTGAQIGLLFCLGYCAFSLTEMMFRNMRSVPIYSATLVLLLALTAPRAA
- the icd gene encoding isocitrate dehydrogenase, NADP-dependent, with the translated sequence MSYQHIKVPTGGQKITVNADYSLNVPDQVIIPVIEGDGTGADITPVMIKVVDAAVQKAYAGKRKIHWMEVYAGEKATKVYGPDVWLPEETLDAVKDYVVSIKGPLTTPVGGGIRSLNVALRQQLDLYVCLRPVRYFKGVPSPVREPEKTDMVIFRENSEDIYAGIEYMAESEQAKDLIQYLQTKLGVTKIRFPNTSSIGIKPVSREGTERLVHKALQYAIDNDRASVTLVHKGNIMKFTEGGFRDWGYALAQNEFGAQPIDGGPWCKFKNPKTGREIIVKDSIADAFLQQILLRPAEYDVIATLNLNGDYISDALAAQVGGIGIAPGANLSDSVAMFEATHGTAPKYAGKDYVNPGSEILSAEMMLRHMGWTEAADLIIASMEKSILSKKVTYDFARLLEGATQVSCSGFGQVMIDNM
- a CDS encoding cytochrome c family protein, producing the protein MKRFTFALAGIVLATAGVSAQAQDVVAGKAVFDKFNCASCHGADAKTSVQPEYPVLAGQHADYLAHALKAYKRGAAGSAATANVRKNPIMGAFAAQLSDQDIRNVAAWLAAQPSDLGVRQ
- a CDS encoding cytochrome c family protein; this encodes MKKKFSFRIQPYKSHYEVANFDDAHGFRAGSIGVLCDRRSGGRAADAAPVGNAQNARDKVSMCIGCHGIPGYKASFPELYHVPMIAGQNAKYIEAALNEYRKGARSHPTMDAVAGSLSDQDIADLAAYYSSLK
- a CDS encoding sigma-54 interaction domain protein, which gives rise to MPTSASSSSAPAQSARFEGTDRYVATDDLKLAVNAALTLQRPLLIKGEPGTGKTMLAEEVARALDRPLLQWHIKSTTKAHQGLYEYDAVSRLRDSQLGDEKVRDIRNYIVQGTLWQAFEAPEPVVLLIDEIDKADIEFPNDLLRELDRMEFHVYETRQTVQARHRPLVIITSNNEKDLPDAFLRRCFFHYIRFPDRDTMRDIVGVHYPDIRQDVLRAALDTFFALREAPGLKKKPSTSELLDWLRLLLAEAIPAAEIDAHAATAVPVLAGALLKNEQDVHLLERLGAMARGAQRR
- a CDS encoding VWA domain containing CoxE-like family protein; protein product: MLIDFFYHLRAHKLPVSVQEYLTLLEALRQRLMAPTLDDFYFLARTALVKDESLYDRYDAAFGAYYRGIAAALPADRDIPLDWLIKEFEKTLTPEEKAAIEAHGWDKLMELFKQRLEEQQERHAGGSKWIGTGGTSPFGNGGYHPEGIRVGGDSAGNRTAVKVWDMRQFRDYDDQLELGTRNFKVALRRLRRFARQGADLELDLDDTIASTARNAGHLDLRLVPERRNTVKVLMLLNVGGSMDDHIARVEELFSAARSEFRHLDVYYFHNCPYENLWQNNRRRQNERFETWDVLRKYNADWRLIIVGDATMSPYKILQPGARSSTTTRRPARSGCAGCSTPGPRPPGSTPSPPRPGAIGSRSPCCATSCRTACTRSPWRAWNRPCASCPNSVQPSTGRRGVSSVS